A DNA window from Fibrobacter sp. UWH4 contains the following coding sequences:
- the cas2e gene encoding type I-E CRISPR-associated endoribonuclease Cas2e, with the protein MVVVIANDLPPAVRGRMKLWFVEPRANIFVSGIKDSVANDVVQYLLKSCPAQSGLLIFQRINKAPGFKIWGQGDPNKKIDEISGYQLIVEKLLNQ; encoded by the coding sequence ATGGTTGTTGTTATCGCAAATGATTTGCCCCCGGCTGTTCGGGGAAGAATGAAGTTATGGTTCGTAGAACCAAGAGCGAACATATTTGTGTCAGGAATTAAGGACTCTGTTGCAAATGATGTCGTCCAATATTTGTTAAAGTCTTGCCCTGCTCAATCAGGGCTTTTAATTTTTCAGCGAATAAATAAGGCTCCCGGATTTAAGATTTGGGGACAGGGTGATCCGAATAAGAAGATAGATGAAATATCGGGTTATCAGCTGATTGTCGAAAAACTCTTAAATCAGTGA
- the cas1e gene encoding type I-E CRISPR-associated endonuclease Cas1e, whose protein sequence is MAANQIKEKSSRLIIKVTHDTLPQIKDRYPFLYLERGRLEIDDSSVKWIDSEGEVVRLPIATITTLLLGPGTSVTHEAIKVLAAANCSVCWVGEDSLLFYAVGNSPTANTRNLRRQMQISCDPEKSLAVARRMYERRFPDENLKGKPLKEMMGMEGYRVRALYEKKANEYGVGWRGRSFTPGKMELSDVTNQVLTASNAALYGILCSCIYSMGYSPHIGFIHSGSPLPFVYDMADLYKEELCIDLAFKMTLDLAGEYNKHRVSAEFRKRVLDYKLLERIGPDIEEMLGK, encoded by the coding sequence ATGGCTGCTAATCAGATAAAAGAAAAAAGTAGCCGATTGATTATCAAGGTAACGCACGACACGTTACCACAAATAAAAGATCGGTACCCATTTCTCTATCTTGAACGAGGTCGTTTAGAAATTGACGATAGCAGTGTTAAGTGGATTGATAGTGAAGGCGAAGTTGTTCGCCTTCCTATTGCTACAATAACGACTTTGCTTTTGGGGCCTGGAACAAGTGTAACTCATGAAGCGATTAAGGTCCTCGCTGCCGCAAATTGTAGCGTGTGCTGGGTTGGTGAGGATTCTTTGTTGTTTTATGCTGTTGGCAATTCTCCTACCGCAAATACTCGGAATTTGCGGCGTCAGATGCAGATTTCGTGTGATCCTGAAAAATCTCTTGCGGTTGCAAGACGGATGTATGAACGGCGTTTCCCTGATGAAAATTTAAAAGGCAAGCCTTTAAAAGAAATGATGGGCATGGAAGGATATCGTGTTCGTGCGTTATATGAGAAAAAAGCGAATGAATATGGTGTTGGTTGGCGAGGACGCTCTTTTACACCTGGAAAGATGGAATTGAGCGATGTCACAAACCAAGTGCTGACTGCATCCAATGCCGCATTATATGGAATTTTATGCTCTTGCATCTATTCAATGGGCTATTCTCCACATATAGGTTTTATTCACTCGGGATCACCGTTACCTTTTGTCTATGATATGGCTGATTTGTACAAGGAAGAATTGTGCATAGATTTGGCTTTTAAGATGACATTGGATTTGGCGGGAGAGTACAACAAACATCGGGTATCAGCTGAATTCCGGAAGCGGGTTCTTGATTATAAATTGTTAGAACGTATAGGTCCAGATATTGAGGAAATGCTAGGTAAGTAA
- the cas5e gene encoding type I-E CRISPR-associated protein Cas5/CasD — MDTRWMLLWFEAPLQSWGADSKFSRRDTLEFPTKSGVLGLVLCAMGASGEQKELLARFSNLKQTVLSFRYDRESLLHDFQMIGSGYDSNDPWQSMLIPKTGAGKSAVGGGTKLTHRYYLQNAVFAVLLEVPADLTEKIANALQNPVYPIYLGRRCCVPTDFVYHGEFASENEAEQAAKNYAAKKSELRNENLPDYAKKLLSLNFKVIDGDFPEKGDVFTLNDVPIQFGTQKMYRDRRVTKISEGLS; from the coding sequence ATGGATACTCGTTGGATGCTTCTTTGGTTTGAAGCTCCATTGCAATCTTGGGGTGCTGATTCCAAGTTTTCTCGCAGAGATACGCTAGAATTCCCAACGAAATCGGGAGTTCTAGGTCTTGTTCTTTGTGCAATGGGGGCTTCTGGCGAACAGAAAGAATTGTTGGCTCGTTTCTCGAATTTGAAACAGACCGTTTTGTCGTTCCGATACGATAGGGAGTCTTTGTTACATGATTTCCAAATGATTGGTTCAGGATATGATTCCAATGATCCTTGGCAGTCTATGTTGATTCCTAAAACAGGAGCAGGTAAATCAGCTGTGGGTGGAGGAACAAAATTGACTCATCGATATTATTTGCAAAATGCAGTTTTTGCGGTGTTGCTTGAGGTTCCTGCGGATTTGACGGAAAAGATTGCGAATGCTTTGCAAAATCCAGTATATCCAATATATCTGGGACGACGCTGCTGTGTTCCGACTGATTTTGTATATCATGGAGAATTCGCTTCTGAAAATGAGGCTGAGCAGGCTGCAAAGAATTATGCTGCTAAGAAATCAGAATTGCGTAATGAAAATCTTCCTGATTATGCTAAAAAATTGTTGTCTTTGAATTTTAAAGTGATAGATGGTGATTTCCCTGAAAAGGGCGATGTCTTTACATTGAATGATGTGCCTATACAGTTTGGTACTCAAAAGATGTATCGTGATCGTCGTGTCACCAAGATTTCAGAAGGATTGTCTTAA
- the cas7e gene encoding type I-E CRISPR-associated protein Cas7/Cse4/CasC — protein MVNQNPYTNKKIEFHILQSFPVTCLNRDDVGAPKTAMIGGVSRARVSSQCWKRAVRLAMHEVSGVELGTRTKLLSDLVAFACKEIEATPEQAKACGDKIEQIFIKSDSKKKGDEEGDSKADTLMFLAPAEISLIAEKFKECEFKPEEVIKDAKHPEKDLAKIIDKSKFAQSETLDGLDIALFGRMVAQAPTMNVEAAASFAHAISTHRVTNEVEFFTAVADYPKDNQGSAHMGSLEFNSATYYRYVSLDLGQLYESLGGDQFLPQAVSSFIKALYVAVPSARQTTQAGACSWDFAEVYVRKGQGMQLSFETPIKKDNNGGFLSNSIDYVKSTLAKKEKLSGSLFGLVKKFEFGEDENFSIDNLIEGVVSAIKE, from the coding sequence GGGTGCACCGAAAACGGCTATGATTGGCGGCGTGAGTCGTGCTCGAGTTTCTAGCCAATGCTGGAAACGTGCTGTTCGTTTGGCAATGCATGAGGTTAGTGGCGTTGAACTTGGCACCCGTACAAAATTGCTTTCGGATCTTGTTGCATTTGCTTGTAAAGAAATTGAAGCTACACCGGAACAGGCAAAAGCATGTGGCGATAAAATTGAACAAATCTTTATAAAGTCAGACTCTAAGAAGAAAGGTGATGAGGAAGGAGATTCTAAAGCCGATACCTTAATGTTTTTGGCTCCTGCGGAAATCTCTTTGATTGCCGAAAAGTTTAAGGAATGTGAATTTAAGCCTGAAGAAGTAATTAAAGATGCAAAGCATCCCGAAAAGGATTTGGCAAAGATTATCGATAAGTCTAAGTTCGCTCAGTCTGAAACTTTGGACGGCCTTGATATTGCCTTGTTTGGTCGAATGGTCGCTCAGGCTCCGACAATGAATGTTGAAGCGGCAGCATCTTTTGCTCATGCTATTTCGACACATCGTGTAACAAATGAAGTTGAATTCTTTACGGCTGTTGCAGACTATCCCAAGGATAATCAGGGGTCTGCTCATATGGGATCTCTTGAATTCAATTCTGCTACATATTATCGTTATGTTTCCCTTGATTTGGGCCAACTTTATGAATCTTTGGGCGGAGATCAGTTCTTGCCGCAAGCGGTTTCCTCTTTTATTAAGGCTCTTTATGTTGCGGTTCCGTCTGCAAGACAAACAACGCAGGCCGGAGCATGTTCTTGGGACTTTGCAGAAGTATATGTTCGCAAAGGACAGGGAATGCAGCTTTCGTTTGAAACGCCTATTAAAAAAGACAATAACGGAGGTTTTTTGTCCAATAGCATAGATTACGTGAAAAGTACTCTTGCTAAAAAGGAAAAGCTTTCTGGATCGCTGTTTGGTTTGGTCAAGAAGTTTGAATTTGGTGAAGATGAAAACTTCTCTATTGACAATCTTATTGAAGGTGTTGTATCTGCAATTAAGGAGTAA